From Ruminococcus sp. HUN007, a single genomic window includes:
- a CDS encoding ATP-binding protein, whose protein sequence is MTFLFPPKFDTSIVPYFAFSFVVIILNFQDAFVGSDWSYPFDARIIIYGKNSVGKSNLGLAIFDIVTHLTDKNVTPGLYDYYLNSDGCTSASFAYVFQFDNNTVEYRYSKGKKRELLTEDISINGKLLFNYDYQSKKGDFNNLKELNPTLNLDLDDIDSVLRYVINNTSLSELHPLKKLFRYVSSMLWFRSLDENRYIGFKNNTNDYLDFLLEGETLDEFQSFLNRSGVEEKLIIKEDTDGIRRLYFDMPTPLPFMKTASSGTKALYTFFYWYKTAADVSMMFIDEFDAYYHYELSESIVLILEKMTNTQVILTSHNTNLLSNRIMRPDCYFILSDTGITSLVNATGRELREGHNLEKLYMSGEFNE, encoded by the coding sequence ATGACATTTCTTTTTCCTCCGAAATTTGATACTTCTATTGTACCATATTTCGCGTTTTCATTTGTTGTAATAATATTAAATTTTCAAGATGCTTTTGTTGGCTCAGATTGGTCTTACCCTTTTGACGCCCGAATCATCATATACGGTAAAAACTCAGTCGGTAAAAGTAATCTCGGACTTGCCATTTTTGATATAGTTACTCATCTTACAGATAAGAATGTGACTCCAGGACTCTATGATTACTATCTGAACTCTGACGGATGCACTTCGGCTTCTTTTGCATATGTTTTTCAGTTTGATAATAACACAGTAGAATACCGCTATTCCAAAGGTAAAAAGAGAGAACTTCTGACTGAGGACATAAGTATTAACGGCAAGCTGCTTTTTAATTACGACTATCAGAGTAAAAAGGGCGATTTTAATAATCTGAAAGAACTTAACCCTACACTTAACTTAGATCTTGATGACATCGATTCTGTTCTGAGATATGTTATCAATAACACTTCTCTTTCCGAATTACATCCTTTAAAAAAGCTATTCAGATATGTATCATCCATGCTATGGTTCAGAAGTCTCGACGAAAACAGATATATCGGATTCAAGAACAATACTAACGACTACCTCGACTTTCTTCTTGAAGGAGAAACGCTTGACGAATTTCAAAGTTTCCTGAACAGATCAGGCGTAGAGGAAAAGCTTATTATCAAAGAAGATACTGACGGCATCAGACGTCTATACTTTGACATGCCAACACCTTTACCGTTTATGAAAACAGCATCAAGCGGAACAAAAGCTCTCTATACTTTCTTCTACTGGTATAAAACTGCAGCAGATGTATCCATGATGTTCATAGATGAATTTGATGCTTACTATCATTATGAATTATCTGAGAGTATCGTACTGATACTTGAAAAGATGACTAATACTCAGGTAATTCTTACTTCTCATAACACAAATCTTCTTTCAAACAGAATCATGCGTCCTGACTGTTATTTCATCCTCAGCGACACTGGAATCACTTCACTTGTAAATGCTACCGGAAGAGAATTACGGGAAGGGCATAATCTTGAGAAGCTGTATATGAGCGGTGAGTTCAATGAATAA
- a CDS encoding DUF6304 family protein, translating to MKICKAHYKDKNHDAVIDIINTEGEYSSDPLSFTLDGITFKGSTIADFQVTDGDAEKASEKFYIMKAGGFISGDSVVPYWYTLLRYSLDVEIPVTVFRRSDSSDLLGMIRVSFEYTEHDHSKTQCLYYCDDERVYHDDVTVNEFSLKIGGKKFDSSKKTLYFESALMDLQRQISPEYYLKCCFTCQYSDYSPYGCDDYGCMLCYRKQKDSYLKVNSKDEYFEYLTDDYEIRQETYLCGEYDPRTRCEGYRGYVDGISHTK from the coding sequence ATGAAGATATGTAAAGCACATTACAAAGATAAAAACCACGATGCTGTCATCGACATTATTAATACAGAAGGGGAATACAGTAGTGATCCACTTTCATTTACCCTGGACGGCATCACTTTTAAAGGTTCGACAATTGCAGATTTTCAGGTTACTGATGGTGACGCTGAAAAAGCATCTGAGAAATTCTATATTATGAAAGCGGGCGGATTCATTTCAGGAGACTCGGTGGTTCCGTACTGGTATACGCTTCTGAGATACTCTCTTGATGTCGAAATACCAGTTACAGTATTTCGAAGAAGCGATAGCAGTGATCTGCTGGGAATGATCAGAGTTTCATTTGAATATACGGAACATGATCATAGTAAAACACAGTGTTTGTATTATTGCGATGACGAGAGAGTATATCACGACGATGTCACTGTGAATGAGTTTTCTCTGAAGATAGGCGGGAAGAAGTTTGATAGTTCAAAGAAGACATTGTATTTTGAATCTGCATTAATGGATCTGCAGAGACAGATATCTCCGGAATATTATCTGAAATGTTGTTTTACCTGCCAGTATTCAGACTATTCGCCATACGGCTGCGATGATTACGGCTGCATGCTCTGTTACCGTAAGCAAAAGGATTCATATCTGAAAGTGAACAGCAAAGATGAGTATTTTGAATATCTTACAGATGATTATGAAATAAGGCAGGAAACATATCTTTGCGGAGAATACGATCCAAGAACAAGATGTGAAGGCTACCGCGGATATGTTGATGGCATCAGTCATACAAAATAA
- a CDS encoding GNAT family N-acetyltransferase: protein MNIDVIRAEETWQQAGAYYVRIQGMARQHGITLRREFDEHDTPETKYIVLTDSDFPVATCRLYPLDASSAMIGRVVVLPEYRGRGLGREVVLEAEKWLSELGYTKAVIESRDVAVDFYRKLGYIVTDQNIIHGVTFDCIRMEKELKE from the coding sequence ATGAATATTGATGTTATAAGGGCTGAAGAAACATGGCAGCAGGCTGGTGCCTACTATGTACGTATTCAGGGAATGGCGCGTCAGCACGGCATTACACTGCGTCGGGAGTTTGATGAGCATGATACACCGGAAACAAAATATATCGTTCTCACCGATTCTGATTTTCCGGTAGCCACCTGCCGTTTATATCCGCTTGATGCATCTTCTGCCATGATAGGCAGGGTGGTGGTGCTCCCGGAATACCGCGGCAGAGGCCTTGGCAGAGAAGTTGTTCTTGAAGCAGAAAAATGGCTTTCTGAACTTGGATATACCAAAGCAGTTATAGAGAGCCGTGACGTTGCAGTTGATTTCTACAGGAAACTCGGCTACATCGTTACAGACCAAAACATCATCCACGGTGTTACATTTGACTGTATTCGTATGGAAAAGGAACTTAAAGAATAG
- a CDS encoding EAL domain-containing protein yields MFTGKRIALFAGQADESYQSRFITGFLRSAFASGFDVCVFSMYLKYQDTAEREMGDSNIFSLMNPDKFDAAVILKDSIQTENAAYDLECALKNNFDKPVLVIEKESELFPWICTSCHSAVFDLVTHLIKEHGCRDIAFLAGKKYHKHSIERYNAYCDAMKASGLEVRKDRLVYGDFWYQSGEVCTEDLFSAGKEFPDAVVCANDQMAIGLCKALNERGIRVPEDVAVVGYDSTLEGRTSPKPVTSAMIPAERFGEYAFEYLFSMMNNSAAPEPFVSGSELVIGESCGCSCCPVDRKNMFKRDEWATDISEERYASVFNTIDEDLISQISLPDFLNTVYSYVYQLRNAEEFHLCLPVEWKNMGQGVRVRNRGYSSKMIHAIRYCSDRKNNIVGTEDVFSIEEMLPDLYESHENPVAFFFTPLFFGEECFGYAAVSYGSTPRSYDDTYRRWTGSVIRGFECLRREIIMQQMQEQIDHIKSSKFSVSNRAYENLNTDEKNQYHLVSKILDDNLLDYYFQPIVSASDGSVYAYEALMRSRTDEKVSPLNIIKYAAMQDRLSDVERATFLNVIRLIDVNDSAIGKARIFINSIPGVGLGEETLAELDSHLASHSDKVVIELTEEAELKDSELENLKSYFEKLHLNIAIDDYGTGYSNVSNLLRYMPDFVKIDRSLLSDIHEYTQKQHFVREIIDFCHDNGIKALAEGIETSDELRTVIHLGADLIQGYYTARPSASLIGEIDKKVRGEIMHYYQERIDGNSKRIYIAGKTNRVSLANLVKDGCTDIIIGHDDMVYKDISIIGTPQMKTDLHILIEPGYKGCITLEDVYFSNIKNRPAIDISSNSNVTLVLVGSNTLYRAGIRVPESSRLLVEGNGSLSIDLDSAESYAIGNDLNSAHGEIVFGQDGLIRIKSRGKAGVCIGSGLGGIIRINRGEYNFDIDTESIVCIGSVSGAVDLNITTCRIDAEVAAAVGAFIGSLEGDASVSIVKSSVSLYDHGETLVAIGSLRGSVASLKTRFISLTLNVMADASTVLGALNGSTFLNISDTHLKVDAAGQNALVFGGYNEDSNVILCNSDINIKIRTSLGKETMADDRNVKISNSRFRLIINGQEAERDGNISYD; encoded by the coding sequence ATGTTTACAGGGAAGAGAATTGCATTGTTTGCCGGACAGGCTGATGAATCGTATCAGAGCCGTTTTATTACCGGTTTTCTGAGATCTGCATTCGCATCAGGTTTTGATGTCTGCGTTTTTTCAATGTATCTTAAATATCAGGATACAGCTGAACGTGAAATGGGAGATTCAAATATTTTTTCTCTTATGAATCCGGACAAATTCGATGCTGCTGTTATACTTAAGGACAGTATTCAGACGGAAAATGCGGCTTATGATCTTGAGTGCGCACTGAAGAACAATTTTGATAAGCCGGTGCTGGTAATTGAAAAAGAAAGTGAACTGTTTCCGTGGATCTGTACCAGCTGTCACTCTGCTGTATTTGATCTTGTGACTCATCTTATTAAGGAGCACGGATGCAGAGACATAGCTTTTCTTGCAGGGAAAAAGTATCACAAGCATTCTATAGAACGATATAATGCCTATTGTGATGCCATGAAGGCATCAGGGCTGGAAGTCAGAAAGGACAGGCTTGTTTACGGCGATTTCTGGTATCAGAGCGGGGAAGTCTGCACTGAAGATCTGTTTTCTGCCGGAAAAGAGTTTCCCGATGCTGTTGTATGCGCCAATGACCAGATGGCTATCGGACTGTGCAAGGCTCTGAACGAACGGGGCATACGTGTGCCTGAAGATGTTGCCGTAGTCGGTTACGATTCCACTCTTGAAGGCCGTACCAGTCCGAAACCTGTTACTTCAGCAATGATACCTGCTGAACGTTTCGGTGAATATGCGTTTGAGTATCTGTTCAGTATGATGAATAACAGCGCTGCTCCTGAACCTTTTGTTTCCGGTTCGGAGCTGGTCATCGGTGAAAGCTGTGGATGTTCCTGCTGTCCTGTTGACAGGAAAAACATGTTTAAACGTGACGAATGGGCTACAGATATTTCCGAGGAACGTTATGCTTCCGTCTTCAATACGATAGATGAAGACCTTATATCCCAGATCTCGCTTCCTGATTTTCTGAATACCGTTTATTCATATGTGTACCAGCTCAGAAACGCAGAGGAATTTCATCTTTGTCTTCCGGTGGAATGGAAAAACATGGGACAGGGAGTCCGCGTCCGCAACAGAGGGTATTCAAGTAAGATGATACATGCAATTCGCTACTGTTCTGACAGAAAAAACAATATTGTAGGCACTGAGGATGTTTTCAGTATTGAAGAAATGCTTCCTGATCTGTATGAAAGTCATGAAAATCCTGTTGCTTTCTTTTTTACTCCTTTGTTTTTCGGGGAGGAATGCTTTGGCTATGCTGCGGTAAGTTACGGCAGCACTCCGCGAAGCTACGATGACACATACCGTCGCTGGACCGGATCAGTGATCAGGGGATTCGAGTGTCTGAGACGTGAAATAATCATGCAGCAGATGCAGGAACAGATCGACCATATAAAAAGCAGTAAATTCAGTGTTTCCAACCGTGCCTATGAAAATCTTAATACTGATGAAAAAAATCAGTATCATCTTGTTTCAAAAATACTTGATGACAATCTGCTCGATTATTATTTTCAGCCTATTGTCAGCGCATCTGACGGAAGTGTTTATGCTTATGAGGCGCTTATGCGCTCACGTACTGATGAAAAAGTTTCACCGCTTAATATTATTAAATACGCTGCCATGCAGGACAGGCTGTCTGATGTCGAACGTGCAACTTTTCTTAATGTTATCAGACTGATAGACGTTAATGATTCTGCGATTGGAAAAGCAAGAATATTTATTAACAGTATACCCGGAGTAGGTCTGGGAGAGGAGACGCTTGCGGAGCTTGACAGCCATCTTGCTTCCCATTCCGATAAAGTCGTTATTGAGCTTACCGAAGAAGCGGAACTTAAGGACTCAGAGCTTGAAAATCTGAAGTCGTATTTTGAGAAACTTCATTTGAATATCGCTATTGATGATTACGGAACCGGTTATTCGAATGTCAGCAATCTTCTCAGATACATGCCTGATTTCGTCAAAATTGACCGTTCGCTTCTCAGTGACATACATGAATACACACAGAAGCAGCACTTTGTCCGTGAGATCATTGATTTCTGTCACGATAACGGCATCAAGGCACTTGCCGAAGGCATTGAAACTTCCGACGAACTGAGAACAGTTATTCATCTTGGAGCCGATCTCATTCAGGGATACTATACTGCACGCCCGTCCGCCTCGCTCATCGGTGAGATAGATAAAAAGGTACGCGGTGAGATAATGCACTATTATCAGGAACGTATTGACGGCAACTCGAAACGGATTTATATTGCTGGAAAAACCAACCGTGTTTCTCTGGCCAATCTTGTTAAGGACGGCTGTACTGATATTATTATCGGGCATGACGATATGGTCTACAAGGATATTTCCATTATCGGAACGCCTCAGATGAAAACAGACCTGCACATACTGATAGAGCCGGGATACAAGGGATGTATCACGCTCGAGGATGTTTATTTTTCAAATATCAAAAACAGACCTGCTATCGATATCAGTTCCAACTCCAATGTAACACTCGTTCTTGTCGGTTCAAACACTCTGTACAGGGCAGGAATCAGGGTACCGGAATCATCAAGGCTTCTTGTTGAGGGAAACGGTTCACTGAGTATCGATCTCGACTCTGCTGAATCATATGCAATCGGTAATGATCTTAATTCTGCTCACGGTGAGATAGTATTCGGTCAGGACGGTCTCATCAGAATAAAAAGCCGTGGCAAGGCTGGTGTCTGTATCGGTTCCGGACTTGGCGGCATAATTCGTATCAACCGGGGCGAGTATAATTTTGATATTGACACGGAAAGCATTGTCTGTATCGGTTCTGTCAGCGGCGCTGTTGATCTTAATATCACAACATGCCGTATCGATGCAGAGGTTGCAGCAGCTGTAGGCGCTTTTATAGGCTCGCTTGAAGGTGATGCCTCAGTTTCGATCGTCAAGAGTTCAGTAAGCCTGTACGATCACGGGGAAACGCTGGTTGCTATCGGTTCGCTCAGAGGATCCGTGGCTTCGCTGAAGACAAGGTTTATCAGCCTTACGCTCAATGTTATGGCTGATGCATCAACTGTTCTCGGCGCTCTTAACGGAAGTACGTTCCTTAATATTTCTGATACACATCTGAAAGTGGATGCTGCCGGACAGAATGCACTCGTATTCGGCGGCTATAATGAAGATTCAAACGTTATTCTCTGCAATTCAGACATTAACATAAAGATAAGAACGTCTCTCGGAAAAGAAACGATGGCAGATGACAGAAATGTTAAAATCTCGAACAGCAGATTCAGGCTGATAATTAACGGTCAGGAAGCTGAACGAGACGGAAATATAAGTTATGACTAA
- a CDS encoding class D sortase, with translation MAETKQKKEKYTPLPVVIITPFLIFAICTAVTVVLGITPYNKFQTYLHVSFSDSMKNTTSAADSIVVSKDINTYELKGDVKTSSEGKAVIPSFGQQYAMLSCESINLYVPVYWGSSEELLKNGACQLTASAVIGEKGNSVIDAHVNTFFADLNKMKEGDEVKINTSYGEFTYRVKEFATFEKTDKKIHFTG, from the coding sequence ATGGCGGAAACAAAACAGAAAAAAGAAAAGTACACTCCGCTTCCTGTCGTGATCATCACACCGTTCCTTATTTTCGCAATCTGCACTGCGGTAACTGTTGTGCTCGGAATTACTCCGTACAACAAATTCCAGACTTATCTTCACGTTTCATTCAGTGATTCAATGAAAAACACAACTTCAGCGGCTGACAGTATAGTTGTAAGCAAGGACATCAATACCTATGAACTGAAGGGTGATGTTAAAACAAGCAGTGAAGGCAAGGCTGTCATCCCCTCATTCGGTCAGCAGTATGCGATGCTTTCATGCGAATCAATTAACCTTTATGTCCCTGTTTACTGGGGAAGCAGCGAGGAGCTTCTGAAAAACGGAGCATGTCAGCTTACTGCTTCAGCAGTTATAGGTGAAAAGGGAAATTCTGTGATAGATGCTCATGTAAATACTTTCTTTGCCGACCTTAACAAAATGAAGGAAGGCGATGAAGTTAAGATCAATACTTCATACGGTGAATTTACCTACAGGGTAAAGGAATTTGCAACATTCGAAAAAACAGATAAAAAAATACATTTCACAGGATAA